One Coregonus clupeaformis isolate EN_2021a chromosome 36, ASM2061545v1, whole genome shotgun sequence genomic window, CTCCCCAGTGGCCAGCTTGTACCCTGGGGGTGACATGGGGGACAGCGGTGCAGTGGGAGAGGAACAGCCGTTATAGTAGGCATACTTAGTGGTGGACAGATCCTTGGGAGTGGGGCTTAACGTCCCAGTGCCAGGGTAGTGGACGGGCGGTTGTTTCCCCTTCACGCGGTCCTTGATCCTCTTGAACATCACGTAGAAGAGCTCAATGACGTTCAGAAGcagggagaccagagagaccaccaGCATGAAGATGATGAAGACAGTTTTCTCAGTAGGTCGGGAGAGGAAACAGTCGACTCTGTGGGGGCAGGGGGACCTCTCACAGGTGTAGACAGCAGCCAAGCTGAAGCCGTAAATGTACCACTGTATGACCAGGAAGCCCACCTCAAAAATGGACTTGAAGAAAATGCTGAATATGTAGGTTCTCAAGAGGGCTCCCTTCATCTTAACCTTCCCATGCTCTTCCAGCCCATGCTTGAGCTTTTTTAACTCAATCTTCTTCAGAGGTACGTCCACGTCGCCTCCATCGTTCTGGATGTTTTTCAGCCCTTCCTCTTTGCGGTTAATCTTCTGCTCTATTCGCAACAGGTAGAACACATGGGCAAGGTACAGAAGAGTCGGCGTCGAGACAAAGATAATCTGTAGCACCCAGAACCGTACATGTGATATAGGAAAAGATTTGTCATAACACACGTTCTCACAACCAGGTTGCTGGGTGTTGCACTTGAAGGCGGACTGCTCGTCCCCCCAGGCAGACTCCACAGCCGTCCCCAGCACCAGGATCCTGAAGATGAAGAGGACAGAGAGCCACACCTTCCCTCCAGCCGTGGAGTAAGCCTGTACCTTGTCCAGGAGCCTCCCCAAAGCACTCCAGTCACCCATGATGAAG contains:
- the LOC121552232 gene encoding gap junction alpha-1 protein, with protein sequence MGDWSALGRLLDKVQAYSTAGGKVWLSVLFIFRILVLGTAVESAWGDEQSAFKCNTQQPGCENVCYDKSFPISHVRFWVLQIIFVSTPTLLYLAHVFYLLRIEQKINRKEEGLKNIQNDGGDVDVPLKKIELKKLKHGLEEHGKVKMKGALLRTYIFSIFFKSIFEVGFLVIQWYIYGFSLAAVYTCERSPCPHRVDCFLSRPTEKTVFIIFMLVVSLVSLLLNVIELFYVMFKRIKDRVKGKQPPVHYPGTGTLSPTPKDLSTTKYAYYNGCSSPTAPLSPMSPPGYKLATGERTNSVRNYNKQANEQNWANYSTEQNRLGQNGSTISNSHAQAFDFPDDTQESKKLTPGHELQPLALMDPRPCSRASSHMSSRPRPDDLDV